A region of Saccharococcus thermophilus DNA encodes the following proteins:
- the rplC gene encoding 50S ribosomal protein L3, which produces MTKGILGRKIGMTQVFAENGDLIPVTVIEATPNVVLQKKTIEKDGYEAIQLGFEDLSEKRANKPQIGHAAKANTAPKRFIREIRGANVDEYEVGQEVKVDIFAEGDIVDVTGISKGKGFQGAIKRHGQSRGPMAHGSRYHRRPGSMGAIAPNRVFKSKELPGRMGGERVTIQNLKIVKVDPERNLLLIKGNVPGPRKGLVIVKSAVKAKAK; this is translated from the coding sequence ATGACCAAAGGAATCTTAGGGAGAAAAATTGGTATGACGCAAGTATTCGCGGAAAACGGCGATTTAATTCCTGTAACCGTCATCGAAGCGACTCCAAACGTTGTATTGCAAAAGAAAACAATTGAAAAAGACGGTTATGAAGCGATCCAATTAGGATTCGAGGATTTAAGCGAAAAACGGGCAAATAAACCGCAAATCGGCCATGCCGCAAAAGCGAATACTGCACCTAAGCGCTTCATCCGTGAAATTCGCGGCGCAAATGTCGACGAATATGAAGTTGGTCAGGAAGTCAAAGTAGATATTTTTGCTGAAGGCGATATTGTCGATGTTACTGGAATTTCAAAAGGGAAAGGATTCCAAGGTGCGATTAAACGGCACGGTCAATCGCGCGGACCAATGGCACACGGTTCTCGCTATCATCGCCGTCCTGGTTCGATGGGTGCGATTGCGCCAAACCGCGTATTCAAATCAAAAGAATTGCCAGGCCGTATGGGTGGCGAACGTGTAACGATCCAAAACTTAAAAATTGTGAAAGTCGATCCAGAACGCAACCTTCTTCTTATCAAAGGAAACGTACCTGGTCCAAGAAAAGGTTTAGTGATCGTAAAAAGCGCAGTAAAAGCGAAAGCAAAATAA
- the rpsJ gene encoding 30S ribosomal protein S10, which translates to MAKEKIRIRLKAYDHRILDQSAEKIVETAKRSGAKVSGPIPLPTERTVYTILRAVHKYKDSREQFEMRTHKRLIDIVNPTPQTVDSLMRLDLPSGVDIEIKL; encoded by the coding sequence ATGGCAAAAGAAAAAATTCGTATCCGTTTAAAAGCTTACGATCATCGAATTCTTGATCAATCTGCGGAAAAAATCGTAGAAACAGCAAAACGTTCCGGTGCAAAAGTATCTGGACCGATTCCATTGCCAACGGAAAGAACTGTTTATACGATTTTGCGCGCTGTTCACAAGTACAAAGATTCTCGTGAACAATTCGAAATGCGTACACATAAACGTTTGATCGATATCGTAAACCCTACTCCACAAACAGTAGATTCTTTAATGCGCCTTGATTTGCCATCTGGCGTTGATATTGAAATTAAACTTTAA
- the tuf gene encoding elongation factor Tu produces the protein MAKAKFERTKPHVNIGTIGHVDHGKTTLTAAITTVLAKQGKAEARAYDQIDAAPEERERGITISTAHVEYETDKRHYAHVDCPGHADYVKNMITGAAQMDGAILVVSAADGPMPQTREHILLSRQVGVPYIVVFLNKCDMVDDEELLELVEMEVRDLLSEYDFPGDEVPVIKGSALKALEGDPQWEEKIIELMNAVDEYIPTPQREIDKPFMMPIEDVFSITGRGTVATGRVERGTLKVGDAVEIVGLSDEPKSTTVTGVEMFRKLLDQAEAGDNIGALLRGISRDEVERGQVLAKPGSITPHTKFKAQVYVLTKEEGGRHTPFFSNYRPQFYFRTTDVTGIITLPEGVEMVMPGDNVEMTVELIAPIAIEEGTKFSIREGGRTVGAGSVSEIIE, from the coding sequence ATGGCTAAAGCGAAATTCGAACGTACGAAACCACACGTCAACATTGGTACTATCGGCCACGTTGACCATGGTAAAACGACGTTAACTGCTGCGATTACAACGGTTCTTGCAAAACAAGGTAAAGCAGAAGCAAGAGCTTACGACCAAATCGACGCAGCTCCAGAAGAACGTGAACGCGGTATCACGATCTCTACTGCACACGTTGAGTATGAAACTGACAAACGCCACTATGCGCACGTTGACTGCCCTGGCCACGCTGACTACGTGAAAAACATGATCACAGGTGCAGCGCAAATGGACGGCGCGATCCTTGTTGTATCTGCAGCTGACGGCCCAATGCCACAAACTCGTGAGCACATTCTTCTTTCTCGCCAAGTAGGTGTGCCATACATCGTTGTATTCTTGAACAAATGCGACATGGTAGATGACGAAGAATTATTAGAACTAGTTGAAATGGAAGTTCGCGATCTATTATCTGAATATGACTTCCCAGGCGATGAAGTACCTGTTATCAAAGGTTCTGCATTAAAAGCGCTTGAAGGCGATCCACAATGGGAAGAAAAAATTATTGAATTGATGAATGCGGTTGACGAATACATTCCAACTCCACAACGTGAAATTGATAAACCATTCATGATGCCAATTGAAGACGTATTCTCGATCACTGGTCGTGGTACGGTAGCAACTGGCCGTGTAGAACGCGGTACGTTAAAAGTTGGTGACGCTGTAGAAATCGTTGGTCTTTCTGATGAACCAAAATCTACAACGGTTACTGGTGTAGAAATGTTCCGCAAACTTCTTGACCAAGCAGAAGCTGGTGACAACATCGGTGCGCTTCTTCGCGGTATTTCCCGTGACGAAGTAGAACGCGGTCAAGTACTTGCGAAACCAGGTTCTATCACACCACATACAAAATTTAAAGCGCAAGTTTACGTTTTAACAAAAGAAGAAGGTGGACGTCATACTCCATTCTTCTCTAACTACCGTCCACAATTCTACTTCCGTACAACAGACGTAACAGGCATCATCACGCTTCCAGAAGGCGTTGAAATGGTTATGCCTGGCGACAACGTTGAAATGACAGTAGAATTAATCGCGCCAATCGCGATCGAAGAAGGTACAAAATTCTCGATCCGTGAAGGCGGACGTACAGTAGGCGCAGGTTCCGTATCTGAAATCATTGAATAA
- the fusA gene encoding elongation factor G → MAREFSLENTRNIGIMAHIDAGKTTTTERILFYTGRVHKIGEVHEGAATMDWMEQEQERGITITSAATTAQWKGHRINIIDTPGHVDFTVEVERSLRVLDGAITVLDAQSGVEPQTETVWRQATTYGVPRIVFVNKMDKIGADFLYSVKTLHDRLQANAHPVQLPIGAEDQFSGIIDLVEMCAYHYHDELGKNIERIEIPEEYRDMAEEYHNKLIEAVAELDEELMMKYLEGEEITKEELKAAIRKATISVEFFPVFCGSAFKNKGVQLLLDGVIDYLPSPVDIPPIKGVVPDTEEEVVREASDDAPFAALAFKIMTDPYVGKLTFFRVYSGTLDSGSYVMNSTKRKRERIGRLLQMHANHRQEISKVYAGDIAAAVGLKDTTTGDTLCDEKNIVILESMEFPEPVISVAIEPKSKADQDKMGQALQKLQEEDPTFRAHTDPETGQTIISGMGELHLDIIVDRMRREFKVEANVGAPQVAYRETFRKSAQVEGKFIRQSGGRGQYGHVWIEFSPNERGKGFEFENAIVGGVVPKEYVPAVQAGLEEAMQNGVLAGYPVVDIKAKLFDGSYHDVDSSEMAFKIAASLALKNAATKCDPVLLEPIMKVEVVIPEEYLGDIMGDITSRRGRVEGMEARGNAQVVRAMVPLAEMFGYATSLRSNTQGRGTFSMVFDHYEEVPKNIADEIIKKNKGE, encoded by the coding sequence ATGGCAAGAGAGTTCTCCTTGGAAAACACTCGTAACATTGGGATTATGGCGCATATTGACGCCGGTAAGACGACAACAACGGAGCGCATCTTGTTCTATACAGGACGTGTTCATAAGATCGGTGAAGTCCATGAAGGCGCGGCTACAATGGACTGGATGGAACAAGAGCAAGAACGCGGGATTACCATTACTTCTGCGGCAACAACAGCGCAATGGAAAGGTCATCGCATTAACATCATTGACACACCAGGGCACGTAGACTTCACGGTAGAAGTAGAACGTTCCCTTCGCGTGCTTGATGGTGCGATCACCGTTCTTGACGCGCAATCCGGCGTAGAACCGCAAACAGAAACGGTTTGGCGTCAAGCGACTACGTACGGAGTTCCACGTATCGTATTCGTCAACAAAATGGATAAAATCGGCGCTGACTTCTTATATTCGGTAAAAACGCTTCATGACCGCTTGCAAGCAAACGCACATCCAGTGCAATTACCAATCGGTGCGGAGGACCAATTCTCCGGCATTATTGACCTCGTCGAAATGTGCGCTTACCATTATCATGATGAGCTTGGCAAAAATATTGAACGCATTGAAATTCCGGAAGAATACCGCGATATGGCGGAAGAATATCATAACAAGCTCATTGAAGCAGTTGCGGAATTAGATGAAGAGCTGATGATGAAATATTTAGAAGGGGAAGAAATTACAAAAGAGGAATTGAAAGCTGCGATTCGCAAAGCGACGATCAGCGTAGAATTCTTCCCTGTGTTCTGCGGTTCCGCATTTAAAAACAAAGGTGTTCAATTGCTGTTAGATGGAGTAATAGATTATTTGCCATCTCCAGTCGATATTCCGCCAATTAAAGGTGTCGTACCGGATACGGAAGAGGAAGTCGTTCGTGAAGCAAGCGATGACGCTCCATTCGCAGCATTAGCGTTTAAAATTATGACAGACCCTTACGTTGGTAAGTTAACGTTCTTCCGCGTGTACTCTGGTACGCTCGATTCCGGTTCTTATGTCATGAACTCGACGAAGCGCAAGCGTGAACGTATCGGTCGTCTCCTGCAAATGCATGCGAACCACCGTCAAGAAATTTCGAAAGTATATGCCGGTGACATCGCGGCAGCAGTAGGTTTAAAAGATACAACAACAGGCGATACTCTATGTGATGAAAAGAACATTGTTATACTAGAATCAATGGAATTCCCTGAACCAGTTATTTCGGTAGCAATTGAACCGAAATCGAAAGCGGACCAAGACAAAATGGGTCAAGCATTGCAAAAACTACAAGAAGAAGACCCTACATTCCGCGCTCATACAGATCCGGAAACCGGCCAAACGATCATTTCTGGTATGGGTGAGCTTCACCTAGACATTATCGTTGACCGTATGCGCCGTGAATTCAAAGTGGAAGCAAACGTTGGTGCTCCACAAGTTGCGTATCGTGAAACGTTCCGCAAATCGGCGCAAGTCGAAGGAAAATTCATCCGTCAATCCGGTGGTCGTGGTCAGTACGGTCACGTTTGGATCGAATTCTCGCCAAACGAACGCGGAAAAGGATTCGAGTTCGAAAACGCGATTGTCGGTGGGGTTGTCCCGAAAGAATATGTACCGGCAGTACAAGCAGGTCTTGAAGAAGCAATGCAAAACGGGGTTCTTGCCGGATATCCAGTGGTCGATATTAAAGCGAAACTATTTGATGGTTCTTACCATGATGTCGACTCGAGTGAAATGGCGTTCAAAATCGCAGCTTCGTTAGCATTGAAAAACGCTGCGACAAAATGTGACCCTGTGCTGCTTGAGCCAATCATGAAAGTCGAAGTAGTAATCCCAGAAGAATATCTTGGCGATATTATGGGCGACATCACTTCCCGCCGCGGACGAGTAGAAGGAATGGAAGCCCGCGGTAACGCACAAGTGGTCCGCGCGATGGTTCCACTTGCGGAAATGTTTGGATATGCTACTTCGTTGCGTTCTAATACGCAAGGACGCGGAACATTCTCAATGGTATTTGACCATTATGAAGAAGTTCCGAAAAACATTGCAGATGAAATCATCAAAAAAAATAAAGGTGAATAA
- the rpsG gene encoding 30S ribosomal protein S7 yields the protein MPRRGPVAKRDVLPDPIYNSKLVTRLINKIMVDGKKSKAQKILYTAFDIIRERTGKDPMEVFEQALKNVMPVLEVRARRVGGANYQVPVEVRPDRRVSLGLRWLVQYARLRGEKTMEERLANEIMDAANNTGAAVKKREDTHKMAEANKAFAHYRW from the coding sequence ATGCCACGTAGAGGTCCAGTTGCGAAACGTGACGTACTACCAGATCCAATTTACAATTCGAAACTAGTAACCCGTCTAATCAATAAAATTATGGTGGACGGAAAAAAATCAAAAGCGCAAAAAATTCTTTACACGGCATTTGATATAATCCGCGAACGTACGGGTAAAGATCCTATGGAAGTATTTGAACAAGCATTAAAAAATGTGATGCCTGTTTTAGAAGTTCGTGCACGCCGCGTCGGTGGGGCAAACTATCAAGTTCCTGTTGAGGTTCGTCCAGATCGCCGTGTGTCGTTAGGACTTCGTTGGTTAGTGCAATACGCTCGTCTCCGCGGCGAAAAAACGATGGAAGAGCGTCTTGCGAATGAAATTATGGACGCGGCAAACAACACTGGTGCAGCGGTGAAAAAACGCGAAGATACGCACAAAATGGCGGAAGCAAACAAAGCGTTTGCTCACTATCGTTGGTAA
- the rpsL gene encoding 30S ribosomal protein S12, protein MPTINQLVRKGREKKVVKSKSPALNKGYNSFKKEQTNVPSPQKRGVCTRVGTMTPKKPNSALRKYARVRLTNGIEVTAYIPGIGHNLQEHSVVLIRGGRVKDLPGVRYHIIRGALDTAGVANRMQGRSKYGAKKPKESKK, encoded by the coding sequence ATGCCTACAATTAACCAATTAGTCCGCAAAGGACGCGAGAAAAAAGTAGTAAAATCCAAATCCCCTGCGTTGAATAAAGGGTACAACAGCTTTAAAAAAGAGCAAACAAACGTTCCTTCGCCACAAAAACGCGGTGTTTGCACACGTGTTGGTACGATGACCCCGAAAAAGCCAAACTCTGCGCTTCGTAAATATGCGCGTGTTCGTTTGACGAACGGTATCGAGGTAACGGCTTATATCCCTGGTATCGGCCATAACTTGCAAGAACACAGCGTTGTATTAATTCGTGGCGGACGTGTTAAAGACTTGCCAGGGGTACGCTATCACATCATTCGTGGTGCCCTTGATACAGCAGGTGTGGCAAACCGTATGCAAGGTCGTTCGAAATACGGTGCGAAAAAGCCAAAAGAATCGAAAAAATAA
- a CDS encoding 50S ribosomal protein L7ae-like protein codes for MSYEKVLQAGKIVVGTKQTVRALKEGKALEVIIAEDADPSIIEKVMEAAKEANVPVTKVDSMKKLGKACKIQVGAAAVAILG; via the coding sequence ATGTCTTATGAAAAAGTATTACAGGCTGGAAAAATTGTCGTTGGAACAAAACAAACAGTAAGAGCTCTGAAAGAAGGAAAAGCGCTCGAAGTGATCATTGCCGAGGATGCGGATCCATCCATCATTGAAAAGGTGATGGAAGCGGCAAAAGAGGCAAACGTTCCTGTTACAAAAGTAGATTCGATGAAAAAACTGGGAAAAGCGTGCAAAATTCAAGTAGGAGCAGCTGCTGTAGCGATTCTTGGTTAA
- the rpoC gene encoding DNA-directed RNA polymerase subunit beta' — MLDVNKFEYMKIGLASPEKIRSWSYGEVKKPETINYRTLKPEKDGLFCERIFGPTKDWECHCGKYKRVRYKGVVCDRCGVEVTRSKVRRERMGHIELAAPVSHIWYFKGIPSRMGLVLDMSPRALEEVIYFASYVVTDPGDTPLEKKQLLSEKEYRAYREKYGQSFQASMGAEAIKKLLQDIDLDKEVATLKEELKTAQGQRRARIIKRLEVLEAFRNSGNDPAWMVLDVLPVIPPELRPMVQLDGGRFATSDLNDLYRRVINRNNRLKRLLDLGAPNIIVQNEKRMLQEAVDALIDNGRRGRPVTGPGNRPLKSLSHMLKGKQGRFRQNLLGKRVDYSGRSVIVVGPNLKMYQCGLPKEMALELFKPFVMKELVERGLAHNIKSAKRKIERVHPEVWDVLEDVIKEHPVLLNRAPTLHRLGIQAFEPTLVEGRAIRLHPLVCTAYNADFDGDQMAVHVPLSAEAQAEARLLMLAAQNILNPKDGKPVVTPSQDMVLGNYYLTMEREGAIGEGMVFKDTDEALLAYHNGYVHLHSRIAVHAGSLKNETFTEEQNNKLLLTTVGKLIFNEILPNSFPYINEPTTENIEGRTPDKYFLDKGVNVKEEIRKRELVPPFKKKVLGQIIAEVFKRFKITETSKMLDRMKDLGFQYSTKAGITIGVADIVVLPEKQEILEEAQAKVDTVLKQFRRGLITEEERYERVISIWSAAKDKIQERLMKSLDKRNPIFMMSDSGARGNASNFTQLAGMRGLMANPAGRIIELPIKSSFREGLTVLEYFISTHGARKGLADTALKTADSGYLTRRLVDVAQDVIVREEDCGTDRGILARALTDGTEVIVKLEERLVGRYAQKTVRHPETGEILVRKDEMITEDIANEIIKAGITEVWIRSAFTCNTRHGVCKKCYGRNLATGADVEVGEAVGIIAAQSIGEPGTQLTMRTFHTGGVAGDDITQGLPRVQELFEARNPKGQAVISEIDGVVVSINETRDHQYEIVVKGEVETRSYVAPYNARLKVEEGQQVERGQELTEGSIDPKQLLRVRDITSVQEYLLREVQKVYRMQGVEISDKHIEVMVRQMLRKVRVIDAGDTDVLPGTLLDVHQFTDVNEKALLEGKRPATARPVLLGITKVSLETDSFLSAASFQETTRVLTDAAIKGKRDELLGLKENVIIGKLVPAGTGMARYRKVKPVIKKETTSDTVTTK; from the coding sequence TTGCTAGATGTAAACAAATTTGAGTACATGAAAATTGGGCTCGCTTCACCGGAGAAAATCCGTTCTTGGTCGTACGGCGAGGTAAAAAAACCGGAAACGATTAACTATCGTACATTAAAGCCGGAAAAAGACGGACTGTTTTGCGAGCGCATTTTTGGACCGACCAAAGACTGGGAATGCCATTGCGGAAAATATAAGCGCGTACGCTATAAAGGTGTTGTCTGTGACCGCTGCGGTGTCGAAGTTACTCGTTCGAAAGTCCGCCGCGAACGGATGGGACATATTGAACTAGCCGCTCCTGTTTCACATATTTGGTATTTCAAAGGCATCCCAAGCCGTATGGGGCTTGTTTTGGATATGTCGCCGCGGGCATTAGAAGAAGTTATTTATTTTGCTTCCTATGTGGTGACGGATCCAGGTGATACACCACTGGAGAAAAAACAACTGCTTTCTGAAAAAGAATATCGTGCGTATCGTGAAAAATACGGGCAATCATTCCAAGCTTCCATGGGGGCGGAAGCGATTAAAAAGCTTCTTCAAGATATTGACTTGGATAAAGAAGTAGCGACGTTAAAAGAAGAGCTGAAAACGGCACAAGGCCAACGTCGTGCTCGTATTATCAAGCGATTGGAAGTGTTAGAGGCGTTCCGTAATTCAGGAAACGATCCTGCGTGGATGGTGCTTGATGTGCTTCCTGTTATCCCACCTGAATTACGGCCGATGGTGCAATTAGACGGCGGACGCTTTGCGACATCGGACTTGAACGATTTGTACCGCCGCGTTATTAACCGAAACAACCGCTTAAAACGTTTATTGGATCTTGGTGCACCAAATATTATCGTGCAAAATGAAAAACGGATGCTGCAAGAAGCCGTTGACGCGCTCATTGACAACGGCCGCCGCGGCCGTCCGGTAACAGGGCCTGGAAATCGCCCGTTAAAATCATTGTCCCATATGTTAAAAGGGAAACAAGGGCGTTTCCGGCAAAACTTGCTTGGTAAGCGCGTAGACTATTCCGGACGTTCGGTTATTGTTGTCGGGCCAAACTTAAAAATGTACCAATGCGGTTTGCCGAAAGAAATGGCACTCGAACTCTTTAAGCCATTTGTGATGAAAGAACTGGTGGAACGCGGATTAGCGCACAATATTAAAAGCGCGAAACGGAAGATTGAACGCGTTCATCCAGAAGTATGGGACGTATTAGAAGACGTCATTAAAGAACATCCGGTACTTTTGAACCGTGCTCCAACGCTTCACCGTTTAGGTATTCAAGCGTTTGAACCAACGCTTGTCGAAGGCCGCGCGATTCGTTTGCATCCGCTTGTATGTACGGCGTATAACGCGGACTTTGACGGAGACCAAATGGCGGTTCACGTTCCGCTCTCGGCGGAAGCACAGGCGGAAGCGCGCTTGCTCATGCTAGCCGCACAAAACATTTTGAACCCGAAAGATGGAAAACCGGTTGTTACTCCTTCGCAAGACATGGTGTTAGGGAACTATTATTTAACGATGGAGCGCGAAGGAGCCATCGGCGAAGGCATGGTATTTAAGGATACGGACGAGGCGCTGCTTGCATATCATAACGGCTATGTTCATTTGCATTCGCGCATTGCCGTTCACGCGGGTTCATTGAAAAACGAGACGTTTACGGAAGAGCAAAATAACAAATTATTGCTCACTACCGTTGGCAAATTGATTTTCAACGAAATTTTGCCAAACTCGTTCCCTTACATTAATGAGCCGACAACAGAAAACATTGAAGGGCGGACGCCGGATAAATATTTCCTTGACAAAGGCGTAAATGTGAAAGAAGAGATTCGCAAACGCGAGCTCGTGCCGCCGTTTAAGAAAAAAGTGCTCGGGCAAATTATCGCGGAAGTATTCAAACGGTTTAAAATTACGGAAACGTCGAAGATGCTTGACCGCATGAAAGATTTAGGTTTCCAATATTCGACAAAAGCTGGTATTACGATCGGTGTTGCTGATATCGTAGTATTGCCGGAAAAACAAGAAATTCTGGAAGAAGCGCAAGCGAAAGTCGACACGGTCTTAAAACAATTCCGCCGCGGTTTAATTACTGAAGAAGAACGCTATGAACGTGTCATTTCGATTTGGAGTGCGGCGAAAGACAAAATTCAAGAAAGACTAATGAAATCATTGGATAAACGCAACCCGATCTTTATGATGAGCGATTCCGGTGCACGCGGTAACGCTTCGAACTTTACGCAGCTTGCCGGAATGCGCGGTCTCATGGCGAACCCGGCGGGACGTATCATTGAGTTGCCGATTAAATCTTCATTCCGTGAAGGATTAACGGTATTGGAATACTTTATTTCTACGCACGGCGCACGCAAAGGGCTGGCCGATACGGCTCTGAAAACGGCAGACTCTGGTTATCTCACGAGACGGCTCGTCGACGTGGCGCAAGATGTCATTGTCCGCGAAGAAGATTGCGGTACAGACCGCGGTATTCTTGCAAGAGCGTTAACAGACGGAACGGAAGTGATCGTCAAATTAGAAGAACGCCTTGTTGGCCGTTATGCGCAAAAAACAGTGAGACATCCGGAAACAGGAGAAATACTCGTTCGTAAAGATGAAATGATCACCGAAGATATTGCGAACGAGATCATTAAAGCAGGCATTACGGAAGTATGGATTCGCTCGGCGTTTACATGCAATACGCGGCATGGCGTATGTAAAAAATGTTATGGCCGCAACTTGGCGACAGGCGCCGATGTCGAGGTTGGCGAAGCGGTCGGTATTATCGCGGCGCAGTCGATCGGTGAGCCTGGTACGCAGCTGACGATGCGTACGTTCCATACAGGCGGTGTTGCGGGTGACGACATCACCCAAGGTTTGCCTCGGGTACAAGAATTGTTTGAAGCGCGTAATCCGAAAGGGCAAGCCGTCATTTCGGAAATTGATGGAGTTGTTGTTTCCATTAACGAAACGCGAGATCATCAATATGAAATTGTTGTCAAAGGCGAGGTTGAAACACGTTCGTATGTCGCCCCTTACAACGCAAGATTGAAAGTAGAAGAAGGGCAGCAAGTAGAGAGAGGCCAAGAGCTGACGGAAGGCTCCATCGATCCAAAACAATTGTTAAGAGTTCGCGACATTACATCGGTTCAAGAATACTTGCTGCGTGAGGTACAAAAAGTATACCGGATGCAAGGGGTAGAAATTAGCGATAAACATATTGAAGTGATGGTTCGCCAGATGTTGCGCAAAGTGCGTGTCATTGATGCGGGCGATACGGACGTGTTGCCTGGAACGTTGTTGGATGTGCATCAATTTACAGACGTCAATGAAAAGGCGCTTCTCGAAGGGAAACGCCCAGCAACAGCACGTCCGGTGCTGCTCGGTATTACCAAAGTGTCGCTTGAAACCGATTCGTTCTTATCGGCCGCATCGTTCCAAGAAACAACACGCGTGTTGACGGATGCGGCGATTAAAGGAAAACGCGATGAATTGCTCGGCTTAAAAGAAAATGTCATTATCGGTAAGCTTGTTCCAGCCGGAACAGGAATGGCGCGTTATCGCAAAGTCAAGCCGGTGATTAAGAAAGAAACGACTAGCGATACCGTTACAACGAAATAA